In Streptomyces sp. NBC_00878, a single window of DNA contains:
- the prfB gene encoding peptide chain release factor 2, with protein sequence MAVVDVSEELKSLSSTMESIEAVLDLDRLRADIAVLEEQAAAPSLWDDPDEAQKITSKLSHLQAEVRKAEALRGRIDDLSVLFEMAEEEDDPDTRAEAETELTAVKKALDEMEVRTLLSGEYDSREALVNIRAEAGGVDAADFAEKLQRMYLRWAEQHGYKTEVYETSYAEEAGIKSTTFAVQIPYAYGTLSVEQGTHRLVRISPFDNQGRRQTSFAGVEVLPVVEQTDHIEIDESELRVDVYRSSGPGGQGVNTTDSAVRLTHLPTGIVVSCQNERSQIQNKASAMNVLQAKLLDRRRQEEQAKMDALKGDGGNSWGNQMRSYVLHPYQMVKDLRTEFEVGNPEAVFNGEIDGFLEAGIRWRKQQEK encoded by the coding sequence GTGGCAGTCGTCGATGTATCCGAAGAGCTCAAGTCCCTCTCCTCGACCATGGAGTCGATCGAGGCCGTCCTGGACCTCGACAGGCTGAGGGCAGACATCGCCGTGCTCGAGGAGCAGGCGGCGGCGCCGTCCCTGTGGGACGACCCGGACGAAGCGCAGAAGATCACCAGCAAGCTGAGCCACCTCCAGGCGGAGGTGCGCAAGGCCGAAGCGCTCCGCGGGCGTATCGATGATCTCAGCGTCCTCTTCGAGATGGCCGAGGAGGAGGACGACCCGGACACCCGCGCCGAGGCCGAGACCGAGCTCACCGCCGTCAAGAAGGCGCTGGACGAGATGGAGGTCCGGACGCTGCTCTCCGGGGAGTACGACTCCCGCGAGGCGCTCGTCAACATCCGCGCGGAGGCCGGCGGCGTCGACGCCGCCGACTTCGCCGAGAAGCTGCAGCGCATGTACCTGCGCTGGGCCGAGCAGCACGGATACAAGACGGAGGTCTACGAGACCTCTTACGCGGAAGAGGCCGGCATCAAGTCGACCACCTTCGCCGTCCAGATCCCGTACGCGTACGGGACGCTGTCGGTGGAGCAGGGCACGCACCGCCTGGTGCGGATCTCGCCCTTCGACAACCAGGGGCGGCGGCAGACGTCGTTCGCGGGTGTGGAGGTGCTGCCCGTCGTCGAGCAGACCGATCACATCGAGATCGACGAGTCCGAGCTCCGGGTGGACGTGTACCGGTCGTCCGGGCCCGGCGGCCAGGGCGTCAACACGACCGACTCCGCGGTGCGGCTCACCCACCTCCCCACCGGCATCGTCGTCTCCTGTCAGAACGAGCGGTCGCAGATCCAGAACAAGGCGTCCGCGATGAACGTGCTGCAGGCCAAGCTCCTCGACCGGCGCCGGCAGGAGGAGCAGGCCAAGATGGACGCCCTCAAGGGCGACGGCGGCAACTCCTGGGGCAACCAGATGCGTTCGTACGTCCTGCATCCGTACCAAATGGTCAAGGACCTGCGCACGGAGTTCGAAGTCGGAAACCCCGAGGCCGTTTTCAATGGCGAGATCGATGGGTTCCTGGAGGCCGGAATTCGCTGGCGCAAGCAGCAGGAGAAGTAA
- a CDS encoding sensor histidine kinase, translated as MDRTPNSSETGAPPDGGNAPGTGDAPPAGALPHPAPRRSCRSVVFDSLVACVTGMFALPMLAGLDSPALLINSLAMVAALLWRRRRPVQVLAAVAALALCQVVFLDPRALPVDVATLVAMYSVVRYGRDMRSSVLAAVVIGTGVGFQLLQLDFSEGAGPALLYVTVCSGVWMAGYAMRARDETLRALEERAALAERDRDHLAQLVAADERAAIARELHDVVAHGLSVMIVQADGAACILDPESEQARGALEVIASTGRDALEDMHLIVGILRGTRTLPDADRRVNTVDEIGTLVERARAGGLRAELHVTGDASGISAAEQLTVYRIVQEALTNVLRHAGASPAVDVRLLYAPDKVTVVVTDDGAGQLATDAGVGVASGGHGLVGMRERVAVHGGTIESGARLGGGWRVSATIPFKGTHPDRVRETQRAR; from the coding sequence ATGGATCGGACGCCGAACTCATCGGAGACCGGTGCCCCGCCGGACGGCGGCAACGCGCCCGGTACCGGAGACGCCCCACCGGCCGGGGCTCTCCCGCACCCCGCTCCCCGGCGGTCGTGCAGGTCGGTGGTGTTCGACAGCCTGGTGGCCTGCGTCACGGGCATGTTCGCGCTGCCCATGCTGGCCGGACTGGACTCTCCCGCCCTGCTGATCAACAGCCTTGCCATGGTGGCGGCCCTGCTGTGGCGCCGCCGCCGCCCGGTCCAGGTGCTGGCGGCGGTGGCGGCACTCGCGCTGTGCCAGGTGGTGTTCCTCGACCCCCGGGCCCTTCCGGTGGACGTGGCGACGCTCGTCGCCATGTACTCCGTGGTCCGGTACGGGCGGGACATGCGCTCCTCGGTGCTGGCCGCGGTGGTGATCGGGACAGGCGTCGGGTTCCAGCTCCTCCAGCTGGACTTCTCCGAGGGGGCGGGCCCGGCCCTTCTCTACGTCACTGTCTGTTCGGGGGTGTGGATGGCCGGCTACGCGATGCGCGCCCGTGACGAGACGCTGCGGGCGCTGGAGGAACGGGCCGCCCTCGCCGAGCGGGACCGCGACCATCTGGCGCAGCTTGTCGCGGCCGACGAACGGGCGGCCATCGCGCGCGAGCTCCACGACGTCGTGGCGCACGGGCTGTCGGTGATGATCGTCCAGGCCGACGGGGCGGCGTGCATCCTCGACCCGGAGTCCGAGCAGGCGCGCGGCGCCCTGGAAGTGATCGCCTCGACGGGCCGGGACGCCCTGGAGGACATGCACCTGATCGTCGGCATTCTGCGGGGCACCCGCACGCTCCCCGACGCGGACCGCCGCGTCAACACCGTCGACGAGATCGGCACCCTGGTGGAACGGGCCCGCGCCGGCGGACTGCGGGCCGAGCTGCATGTCACCGGGGATGCCTCCGGCATCAGTGCCGCGGAGCAGCTCACCGTCTACCGGATCGTCCAGGAAGCACTCACCAACGTGCTGCGCCACGCGGGAGCCTCGCCCGCGGTGGACGTCCGCCTCCTCTACGCGCCGGACAAGGTCACGGTGGTCGTCACCGACGACGGCGCCGGGCAGCTCGCCACGGATGCCGGGGTGGGCGTCGCTTCCGGTGGGCACGGGCTGGTGGGCATGCGAGAGCGGGTCGCGGTCCACGGCGGGACGATCGAGTCGGGCGCGCGGCTCGGAGGGGGCTGGCGCGTCAGCGCCACCATTCCGTTCAAGGGCACCCACCCCGATAGGGTGCGCGAAACCCAGCGAGCACGATGA
- the ftsX gene encoding permease-like cell division protein FtsX has product MRAQFVLSEIGVGLRRNLTMTFAVVVSVALSLALFGGSLLMSDQVSTMKGYWYDKVNVSIFLCNKSDAESDPNCAKGAVTTEQKKQIETDLDKMSVVETVSHESSDQAYKHYKEQFGDSPLAASLTPDQMQESFRIKLKDPEKYQVIATAFDGRDGVQSVQDQKGILDNLFGLLNGMNWAARAVMAMMLVVALMLIVNTVRVSAFSRRRETGIMRLVGASGFYIQAPFIMEAAVAGLIGGGVACAFLLIARYFIIDHGLALSEKLNLINFIGWDAVLTKLPLILATSLLMPALAAFFALRKYLKV; this is encoded by the coding sequence ATGCGCGCCCAGTTCGTTCTGTCGGAGATCGGTGTCGGTCTCCGCCGCAATCTGACGATGACCTTCGCGGTCGTCGTCTCGGTCGCCCTGTCCCTAGCCCTGTTCGGCGGTTCGCTCCTGATGAGCGACCAGGTGAGCACGATGAAGGGCTACTGGTACGACAAGGTCAACGTCTCGATCTTCCTCTGCAACAAGAGCGACGCGGAGTCCGACCCCAACTGCGCCAAGGGAGCGGTCACCACCGAGCAGAAGAAGCAGATCGAGACCGACCTCGACAAGATGTCCGTCGTCGAGACCGTCTCGCACGAGTCCAGCGACCAGGCGTACAAGCACTACAAGGAGCAGTTCGGCGACTCCCCGCTGGCCGCCTCGCTCACCCCGGACCAGATGCAGGAGTCCTTCCGCATCAAGCTGAAGGACCCGGAGAAGTACCAGGTCATCGCGACCGCCTTCGACGGCCGTGACGGCGTGCAGTCCGTGCAGGACCAGAAGGGCATCCTCGACAACCTCTTCGGGCTTCTCAACGGCATGAACTGGGCCGCCCGCGCGGTGATGGCGATGATGCTCGTCGTCGCGCTGATGCTGATCGTCAACACGGTGCGCGTCTCCGCCTTCAGCCGTCGGCGTGAGACCGGGATCATGCGCCTGGTGGGCGCCTCGGGCTTCTACATCCAGGCGCCGTTCATCATGGAGGCCGCGGTCGCCGGGCTCATCGGTGGCGGGGTCGCGTGTGCCTTCCTGCTGATCGCCCGGTACTTCATCATCGATCATGGGCTGGCCCTGTCGGAGAAGCTGAATCTGATCAACTTCATCGGCTGGGACGCCGTTCTCACGAAGCTGCCGCTCATCCTCGCGACGAGTCTGCTGATGCCCGCTCTTGCCGCGTTCTTCGCGTTGCGCAAGTACCTGAAGGTGTGA
- a CDS encoding response regulator transcription factor has translation MAIKVVIVDDQPLVRAGFRMVLSKQPDITVVGEAGDGEEALRLLARTPADVVVMDIRMPVLDGVEATRRLLAESVDPPKVLVLTTFDTDEDAFAALQAGASGFLLKNSPPSDLITAITSVANGDAVVAPRITRRLLDRFAHQLTPAAPSSEDAPSPLTDREREVLLHVAQGLSNAEIAVQLFIAEGTVKTHIGRMLTKLDLRDRVQLVVYAYESGLIRTVK, from the coding sequence ATGGCCATCAAGGTCGTAATCGTCGACGACCAGCCGTTGGTGCGGGCCGGCTTCCGCATGGTGCTCTCGAAGCAGCCGGACATCACGGTGGTCGGCGAGGCCGGTGACGGCGAAGAGGCCCTGAGGCTGCTGGCTCGGACACCGGCCGACGTAGTTGTCATGGACATCCGGATGCCTGTCCTCGACGGCGTGGAGGCCACCCGTCGGCTGCTGGCCGAGTCCGTCGACCCGCCCAAGGTGCTCGTCCTCACCACCTTCGACACCGACGAGGACGCCTTCGCCGCGCTGCAGGCCGGTGCCAGCGGTTTCCTGCTCAAGAACTCCCCGCCGAGCGACCTGATCACGGCGATCACCTCGGTCGCGAACGGTGACGCCGTGGTCGCCCCCCGGATCACCCGCCGCCTCCTCGACCGCTTCGCCCACCAGCTCACCCCGGCCGCCCCGTCCTCGGAGGACGCCCCGTCCCCCCTCACCGACCGGGAACGCGAGGTCCTGCTCCACGTGGCACAGGGCCTGTCCAACGCCGAGATCGCCGTACAGCTCTTCATCGCGGAAGGCACGGTCAAGACCCACATCGGCCGCATGCTGACGAAGCTCGATCTGCGCGACCGGGTTCAACTGGTCGTGTACGCCTACGAGTCGGGACTCATCCGTACCGTGAAGTGA
- a CDS encoding LPXTG cell wall anchor domain-containing protein: protein MTKKTRIRIARIAAGAVIAAGASMTAAGAASALDVGVNVAGLNVGASVDEKGVGVGIGVDDPTPTDPGTEEPTDEPTVIPTDPTDEPTDPGTEEPTDEPTEPTDEPTDPGTDEPTDPGNGNGGTTGGNDNDPDGGSKPVEQGAGKEALTDTGSDTSAQGTGGELAETGAAENITFLLIGAATMIAGGIGFRMLPRLMNGRGAAA from the coding sequence ATGACCAAGAAGACGCGCATCCGGATCGCGCGGATAGCCGCCGGCGCGGTGATCGCCGCCGGTGCTTCGATGACCGCCGCCGGTGCCGCCTCGGCCCTCGACGTCGGTGTCAACGTGGCCGGTCTGAACGTCGGCGCCAGCGTCGACGAGAAGGGTGTCGGTGTCGGCATCGGTGTCGACGACCCCACACCCACCGACCCGGGCACCGAGGAGCCGACCGACGAGCCGACGGTGATCCCGACGGATCCCACGGACGAGCCGACCGACCCGGGCACCGAAGAGCCGACGGACGAGCCGACCGAGCCCACGGACGAGCCGACCGACCCGGGCACCGATGAGCCGACCGACCCGGGCAACGGCAACGGCGGTACCACCGGCGGCAACGACAACGACCCCGACGGCGGCTCCAAGCCGGTCGAGCAGGGCGCGGGCAAGGAGGCCCTGACCGACACCGGTTCGGACACCTCCGCCCAGGGCACCGGCGGCGAGCTGGCCGAGACCGGCGCCGCCGAGAACATCACGTTCCTGCTGATCGGCGCCGCGACGATGATCGCCGGCGGCATCGGCTTCCGTATGCTGCCCCGCCTCATGAACGGCCGCGGCGCCGCTGCCTGA
- the ftsE gene encoding cell division ATP-binding protein FtsE: MIRFDNVSKVYPKQTRPALRDVSLEVERGEFVFLVGSSGSGKSTFLRLILREERTSHGQVHVLGKDLARLSNWKVPQMRRQLGTVFQDFRLLPNKTVAENVAFAQEVIGKSRGEIRKSVPQVLDLVGLGGKEERMPGELSGGEQQRVAIARAFVNRPKLLIADEPTGNLDPQTSVGIMKLLDRINRTGTTVLMATHDQNIVDQMRKRVIELEKGRLVRDQARGVYGYQH, translated from the coding sequence GTGATCCGATTCGACAACGTATCCAAGGTCTACCCCAAGCAGACCCGCCCCGCTCTCAGGGATGTCTCCCTGGAGGTCGAGCGTGGTGAGTTCGTGTTCCTGGTGGGGTCCTCCGGCTCCGGAAAGTCCACCTTCCTGCGGCTGATCCTCCGCGAGGAGCGGACCAGCCACGGCCAGGTGCACGTGCTGGGCAAGGACCTCGCGCGCCTCTCCAACTGGAAGGTGCCGCAGATGCGCCGCCAGCTCGGGACGGTGTTCCAGGACTTCCGGCTCCTGCCGAACAAGACGGTCGCCGAGAACGTCGCGTTCGCGCAGGAGGTCATCGGCAAGTCACGCGGCGAGATCCGCAAGTCCGTGCCCCAGGTGCTCGACCTCGTCGGGCTCGGCGGCAAGGAGGAGCGGATGCCCGGTGAGCTGTCCGGTGGTGAGCAGCAGCGCGTCGCGATCGCGAGAGCCTTCGTGAACCGGCCCAAGCTGCTCATCGCCGACGAGCCGACCGGAAACCTCGACCCGCAGACCTCCGTCGGCATCATGAAGCTGCTCGACCGGATCAACCGGACGGGCACGACCGTGTTGATGGCGACGCACGACCAGAACATCGTGGACCAGATGCGCAAGCGCGTCATCGAGCTGGAGAAGGGCCGACTAGTCCGCGACCAGGCGCGCGGCGTGTACGGCTACCAGCACTGA
- a CDS encoding S41 family peptidase has protein sequence MSGRDLFCQPRRFGRGAALTLVFTSVLAAGAATGSFDTTGRKSTSSSARSAPAGHQEDVADAAAEAMADGKSPVEAAERAVSRSGDRWGAVYSQGEYEEFEEALDGQYTGVGLWARRERDGRIEVSRVQSGSPAQAAGIRKGDRLRSVDGRRVDGRPVTEVVSLLRGDATDATAGTTVTLGLERGTRAWSETLRRARLSTDSVTVRELPGGVTVIKVAAFTKGSGDRVRTAVADSPAAGIVLDLRGNSGGLVTEAVTGASAFLDGGLVATYDVNGDERALHADPGGDTTRPLVALVDGGTMSAAELLTGALQDRGRALVVGSKTFGKGSVQMPSRLPGGSVAELTVGHYRTPSGRGVDGRGLTPDLEVEDGALERAETVLSGLGDPS, from the coding sequence ATGTCAGGCCGTGACCTGTTCTGTCAGCCCCGCCGCTTCGGCCGCGGGGCGGCCCTGACGTTGGTCTTCACGAGCGTTCTCGCGGCGGGCGCCGCGACCGGCTCGTTCGACACCACAGGCCGGAAAAGCACATCCTCGTCGGCCCGGTCCGCCCCGGCGGGCCACCAGGAGGACGTCGCCGACGCCGCCGCCGAGGCGATGGCCGACGGCAAGTCCCCGGTCGAGGCCGCCGAGCGGGCCGTCAGCCGCAGCGGCGACCGCTGGGGCGCGGTCTACTCCCAGGGCGAGTACGAGGAGTTCGAGGAAGCCCTCGACGGCCAGTACACCGGCGTCGGCCTGTGGGCCCGGCGCGAGCGTGACGGACGGATAGAGGTGAGCCGGGTGCAGTCCGGCTCACCCGCGCAGGCCGCCGGGATCCGCAAGGGCGACCGGCTGCGCAGTGTCGACGGCCGCCGGGTCGACGGCAGACCGGTTACCGAGGTCGTCTCCTTACTGCGCGGCGACGCCACCGACGCGACCGCCGGCACCACCGTCACCCTTGGCCTGGAGCGCGGCACGCGCGCGTGGAGCGAGACCCTGCGCCGGGCGCGCCTGTCCACCGACTCCGTGACGGTCCGCGAACTGCCCGGCGGCGTCACCGTGATCAAGGTCGCCGCGTTCACCAAGGGCTCCGGCGACCGCGTACGGACCGCCGTGGCCGACTCCCCCGCCGCCGGGATCGTGCTCGACCTGCGCGGGAACTCCGGCGGCCTGGTCACCGAGGCCGTCACCGGTGCCTCCGCCTTCCTCGACGGCGGCCTCGTCGCCACGTACGACGTGAACGGCGACGAGCGCGCCCTGCACGCCGATCCCGGCGGGGACACCACCAGACCCCTGGTCGCGCTCGTCGACGGCGGCACGATGAGCGCGGCCGAGCTTCTCACGGGAGCCCTTCAGGACCGCGGTCGCGCGCTGGTCGTGGGGTCCAAGACGTTCGGCAAGGGTTCGGTCCAGATGCCGAGCCGGCTGCCCGGCGGTTCCGTCGCCGAGCTGACCGTCGGGCACTACCGCACCCCCTCCGGACGCGGGGTCGACGGCCGCGGCCTCACCCCCGACCTGGAGGTCGAGGACGGCGCGCTGGAGCGGGCCGAGACCGTACTGAGCGGGCTCGGCGACCCTTCGTAG